A region of Ferruginibacter albus DNA encodes the following proteins:
- a CDS encoding Nmad2 family putative nucleotide modification protein → MLLTDHNEGNRKRDLGGINTLLSDHFYYFGDKPRELPPHLLKIVRQGQGHKSTANQPYFHDFVDWILKQTDAKNILFSEPNDRHLFTLDSDYIGKCAIRDKELDEIDEEIENE, encoded by the coding sequence GTGTTACTTACTGACCATAACGAAGGAAACAGAAAAAGAGATTTAGGAGGAATAAACACTTTGCTATCAGACCATTTTTATTATTTTGGCGACAAACCTCGAGAATTACCACCGCACTTGTTAAAAATTGTTCGTCAAGGACAAGGGCATAAATCTACCGCCAACCAACCTTATTTTCACGACTTTGTCGATTGGATATTAAAGCAAACGGACGCAAAAAATATATTGTTTTCAGAACCAAACGACAGACATTTATTTACGTTAGACAGTGACTATATAGGCAAGTGTGCAATTAGAGATAAAGAACTTGACGAGATTGACGAAGAAATTGAAAACGAATAA
- a CDS encoding WGR domain-containing protein, producing the protein MLKLYKLIDNKLHYWETWDKDDKTGIVHWGIVGERGQDKEVKSGLLTNFRKSIQKEIDEKVKDGYSEFDEDNIAFLEIEYIIDGFGTDKDLDKRHRLEEKMDEVLGWTGLGHTDGGSIGSGTMEVGCVVVDFDIAKKVIEHSITNTEFSDYSRIFKMDTD; encoded by the coding sequence ATGTTGAAACTCTATAAACTGATTGACAACAAACTTCATTACTGGGAAACTTGGGATAAAGACGACAAAACGGGAATTGTTCATTGGGGAATAGTTGGCGAACGAGGGCAAGACAAAGAAGTTAAATCTGGACTTTTGACAAACTTTAGAAAATCAATTCAGAAAGAAATTGACGAAAAAGTTAAAGACGGTTATTCAGAATTCGATGAAGACAATATCGCCTTTTTAGAAATAGAGTATATTATTGACGGTTTTGGTACAGACAAAGACTTAGACAAGCGACATAGATTAGAAGAAAAAATGGACGAAGTGCTTGGTTGGACAGGACTTGGACATACAGACGGGGGAAGCATTGGAAGTGGGACAATGGAAGTTGGTTGCGTTGTGGTTGACTTTGATATTGCAAAAAAGGTTATAGAACACAGTATAACAAACACTGAATTTTCTGACTACTCACGCATTTTCAAAATGGACACAGACTAA
- a CDS encoding Imm26 family immunity protein, whose product MLTNNIREHYQIKSIKPGWKEFELKNGYGSKVLIDKKNVLQKFIMDNSDKDSISYREIDYNIQLTSDFKIIGKTGKSKGLSYSVLEKIKPANKYFSVSSNSVDLYNFDNNINILFDYNLTLKTAKDVIKYIENRIKNTSQFEKEEFEKYISTKKQKRQVIKSGDIFRIKLNNRQFAYGRVIFDLDKFRNYKPAFVSKLNVGFRDSLIFDKVLMTPSLIDLYLFKTDNPYLKPRDFAALKTTPSLIKNSELIKNNTFQIIGNIPIDLSSFDIPMDWETYYQYKPISHIFKWGAGIKTFEPVKRLEKLTELTYPMNYNPINLRTIEEFDGFLTSCLSGTPNFKYVSSNGDLREPLFSEVREIISKKINFNIDTNDYDTFANKFGFMTKAEILKFTQS is encoded by the coding sequence ATGTTGACAAATAATATCAGAGAGCATTATCAAATTAAATCTATAAAACCTGGCTGGAAAGAGTTTGAATTAAAAAATGGGTATGGAAGCAAGGTTCTTATTGACAAAAAAAATGTTTTGCAAAAGTTCATTATGGACAATTCCGATAAGGACAGCATTTCATACAGAGAAATAGATTACAATATTCAATTGACCAGTGACTTCAAAATAATTGGCAAAACAGGTAAATCAAAAGGGCTCTCTTATTCTGTATTAGAAAAAATAAAACCAGCAAATAAATATTTCAGTGTTTCTTCAAATAGTGTTGACTTATACAATTTTGACAATAACATTAATATTTTATTTGACTACAATCTCACGTTGAAAACAGCAAAAGATGTCATTAAGTACATTGAAAACAGAATTAAAAATACTAGTCAATTTGAGAAAGAAGAATTTGAAAAATATATTAGCACCAAAAAGCAAAAGAGGCAAGTAATAAAATCAGGCGATATTTTTAGGATAAAACTTAATAACCGCCAATTCGCATACGGGAGAGTAATATTCGACCTTGATAAATTCCGTAACTACAAACCAGCTTTTGTTTCTAAATTAAATGTAGGTTTTCGTGACAGTTTAATTTTTGATAAAGTTTTAATGACACCATCATTAATTGACCTTTACCTTTTCAAAACCGACAATCCATATTTAAAGCCTAGAGATTTTGCTGCTTTAAAAACCACACCTTCACTTATCAAAAATTCAGAACTGATAAAAAATAATACTTTTCAAATAATAGGTAATATCCCAATTGACCTTTCATCATTTGACATTCCAATGGATTGGGAAACTTACTATCAATACAAACCAATATCTCATATATTCAAATGGGGTGCAGGAATTAAAACATTTGAGCCAGTTAAACGGCTTGAAAAACTAACTGAACTGACATACCCAATGAACTACAACCCTATAAATCTTAGGACAATTGAAGAATTTGACGGGTTTTTAACTTCTTGTTTGTCAGGTACACCAAACTTTAAATATGTAAGTAGCAATGGAGACCTTCGAGAACCTTTGTTTTCAGAAGTAAGAGAGATAATCAGTAAAAAAATAAATTTTAATATTGACACAAACGATTATGATACGTTTGCTAACAAATTCGGCTTTATGACAAAAGCAGAAATTCTAAAGTTCACACAATCATAA